From the Rhodothalassiaceae bacterium genome, one window contains:
- a CDS encoding Rrf2 family transcriptional regulator — MRICDRRLLFVLDALLWIAEHAGGEGRALPQRRLARLQGVPGRFLEHDLQRLVRAGILKGSRGPRGGYRLARPAETILLGEVIAALSTRGKAAVEPGEVRSPFLRHAILPLFTELEDRIAALLSERTLADLIATARARAEPERLEDVA; from the coding sequence ATGCGGATCTGCGATCGCCGACTGCTTTTCGTTCTCGATGCCCTGCTGTGGATCGCCGAGCACGCGGGGGGGGAAGGGCGCGCCCTTCCCCAGCGCCGTCTCGCGCGGCTGCAGGGCGTGCCCGGCCGCTTTCTCGAGCATGATCTTCAGCGCCTCGTGCGCGCCGGAATCCTGAAGGGCAGCCGCGGCCCGCGCGGCGGCTACCGGCTCGCGCGGCCCGCCGAGACCATCCTTCTCGGCGAGGTCATCGCCGCTCTCTCCACGCGCGGGAAGGCCGCGGTCGAACCGGGCGAGGTCAGGAGCCCCTTCCTCAGGCACGCGATCCTGCCGCTGTTCACCGAGCTGGAGGACCGCATCGCCGCGCTGCTGTCCGAGCGCACGCTCGCCGATCTCATCGCCACCGCGCGGGCGCGGGCCGAGCCGGAGCGCCTCGAAGACGTCGCCTGA
- a CDS encoding exodeoxyribonuclease III, which yields MDRIRLCCWNVNSVRARWPHVVRLVAEHAPDIVCLQEIKVAADRFPAEDFAALGYPHQLLRAIKGYNGVAILSRLPLEDAGSRSWCGADDARHLAARLPGGVVLHNFYVPAGGDVPDPAANPRFAHKLAFLDEMITWAGRLREPVILLGDLNVAPHPEDVWSHEALLDVVSHTPAETERLLALMAAHDFVDVVRAAIPRPRKLFTWWSYRARDWAASDRGRRLDHVWTSPGLAECVRDVTVLKEARGWGRPSDHVPVLVDLDPALAAG from the coding sequence ATGGACCGCATCCGCCTGTGCTGCTGGAACGTCAATTCGGTGCGCGCGCGCTGGCCCCATGTCGTGCGCCTGGTGGCGGAACACGCCCCCGACATCGTCTGCCTGCAGGAGATCAAGGTCGCGGCCGATCGCTTTCCCGCCGAAGATTTCGCCGCGCTCGGCTATCCGCACCAGCTGCTGCGCGCCATCAAGGGCTACAATGGCGTGGCGATCCTCTCGCGCCTGCCGCTCGAGGACGCCGGATCGCGCAGCTGGTGCGGGGCGGATGACGCCCGCCATCTCGCGGCGCGGCTGCCCGGCGGGGTGGTTCTCCACAATTTCTACGTCCCCGCCGGCGGCGACGTGCCGGATCCCGCGGCCAACCCCCGCTTCGCCCACAAGCTCGCCTTCCTCGACGAGATGATCACCTGGGCCGGGCGGCTCAGGGAACCGGTGATCCTGCTGGGCGACCTCAATGTGGCCCCGCATCCCGAGGACGTGTGGTCGCACGAGGCGCTGCTCGACGTCGTCAGCCACACCCCGGCGGAGACCGAGCGGCTGCTCGCCCTCATGGCCGCGCATGACTTCGTCGATGTCGTGCGGGCCGCGATCCCGCGCCCCCGGAAGCTGTTCACCTGGTGGTCCTACCGCGCGCGCGACTGGGCGGCGTCCGATCGCGGGCGGCGCCTCGATCACGTCTGGACCAGTCCCGGGCTCGCGGAATGCGTGCGCGATGTGACCGTGCTCAAAGAGGCGCGCGGCTGGGGGCGGCCGAGCGACCATGTGCCGGTGCTGGTGGATCTGGATCCCGCGCTCGCGGCCGGGTGA
- a CDS encoding YggS family pyridoxal phosphate enzyme, with protein sequence MTQDPTAPSSADPALVAEIAARHREIMARVAAARRSQGLPAGGGEIIAVSKGQPDARIAAALAAGIRSFGENRIQEAARHWAPRRKAFADLRLHFIGRLQSNKVEDCVALFDVIHSIDREKLIDPLLRAIARTGRRPELLVQVNTGAEPQKAGVLPADLPRLLAALADAGLQVSGLMCIPPVDDEPALHFALLKELARRHGLRRLSMGMSGDYEIAAAMGADMLRIGTALFGPRETGPGPSARG encoded by the coding sequence ATGACGCAGGATCCGACAGCGCCGTCTTCCGCCGATCCCGCGCTGGTCGCGGAGATCGCCGCCCGCCATCGCGAGATCATGGCCCGCGTCGCGGCGGCCCGCCGCAGCCAGGGTCTGCCCGCCGGAGGCGGCGAGATCATCGCGGTCTCCAAGGGCCAGCCCGATGCGCGCATCGCGGCGGCGCTCGCCGCGGGCATCCGCTCCTTCGGCGAGAACCGGATCCAGGAGGCCGCGCGCCACTGGGCGCCGCGCCGCAAGGCCTTCGCGGATCTCAGACTGCATTTCATCGGCCGGCTGCAGAGCAACAAGGTCGAAGACTGCGTCGCGCTTTTCGACGTCATCCACAGCATCGACCGCGAGAAGCTGATCGACCCGCTCCTGCGCGCCATCGCCCGCACCGGCCGGCGCCCCGAGCTGCTGGTCCAGGTCAACACCGGCGCCGAGCCGCAGAAGGCGGGGGTGCTGCCGGCGGATCTGCCGCGTCTGCTCGCCGCGCTGGCGGACGCGGGGCTGCAGGTCTCGGGGCTGATGTGCATCCCGCCCGTCGACGACGAGCCGGCGCTGCATTTCGCCCTGCTCAAGGAGCTGGCGCGCCGCCACGGCCTGCGCCGCCTGTCGATGGGGATGTCGGGCGACTACGAGATCGCCGCCGCCATGGGCGCGGACATGCTGCGCATCGGCACCGCCCTCTTCGGCCCGCGCGAGACCGGCCCCGGCCCGTCCGCCCGCGGCTGA
- a CDS encoding molybdopterin biosynthesis protein: MTPEQLERYARHIVLPEIGGPGQRRLLASSVLLVGAGGIGAPAALYLAAAGIGRIGLVDHDVVSRSNLQRQVLYAEADIGRPKVEAAAMRLAARNPDCRIEPHHDRLDAANAAELVAGYDLVLDGSDNFATRLAVAEACVRRRRTLVSAAIRRFEGQLAVFKPHAGADLPCYHCFVGADPGHLDETPCAELGILGAAAGVLGSWAAAEAVKELVGGLPTLAGRLLIVDLLDARARTIALPPDPACPHHRWLAAG, from the coding sequence ATGACACCCGAACAGCTCGAGCGCTACGCGCGCCACATCGTGCTTCCCGAGATCGGCGGCCCCGGCCAGCGCCGGCTGCTCGCCTCCTCCGTGCTGCTCGTCGGCGCCGGCGGGATCGGGGCGCCGGCCGCGCTGTATCTGGCGGCGGCCGGCATCGGCCGCATCGGCCTCGTCGACCACGACGTCGTCTCGCGCTCCAACCTCCAGCGCCAGGTCCTCTACGCCGAGGCCGACATCGGCCGGCCCAAGGTGGAGGCGGCCGCCATGCGTCTCGCCGCGCGCAATCCCGACTGCCGGATCGAGCCGCATCATGACCGGCTCGACGCCGCCAATGCCGCCGAACTCGTGGCCGGCTACGATCTCGTGCTGGACGGGTCCGACAATTTCGCGACCAGGCTCGCGGTGGCCGAGGCCTGCGTGCGCCGCCGCCGCACCCTCGTCTCCGCCGCCATCCGCCGCTTCGAGGGCCAGCTTGCGGTCTTCAAGCCGCATGCGGGCGCGGATCTGCCCTGCTACCACTGCTTCGTCGGGGCCGATCCCGGCCATCTCGACGAGACGCCCTGCGCGGAGCTCGGCATCCTCGGCGCGGCGGCCGGCGTGCTCGGCAGCTGGGCCGCGGCCGAGGCGGTTAAGGAACTCGTCGGGGGTCTGCCGACGCTCGCCGGCCGCCTGCTCATCGTCGATCTGCTGGACGCGCGCGCGCGGACCATCGCGCTGCCCCCCGATCCCGCCTGCCCCCATCACCGCTGGCTCGCCGCCGGCTGA